TAAAACCTTTATTCCAAATGATTCAGCGCCATTCAATAACTCCTGCTCCCAGACAAACTTTTTCATCTTTGTCGTAAACTACACCATATTGCCCGGGTGCAAGTCCGATGATGGCTCTTTCCGACTCAATTTTTGCTTTTGACCCTTCCACGCTCAGTTTCCCGGCAGTAAATTCCGGAGTATGCCTGATTTTAAACTTAATATTTTCAAGATCAAAACCTGACAGATTGTGATTGATAAAATGAAAGTCTTCCAGATAAACCGTGTTTTCCTTAAGAGATTGAGAATTAAGTCCTTTTGTAATGAAAATAATATTTTCTTCTGTGTTTTTTGCCGACACATACCAAGGACCCTGTCCCAAACCTAATCCATGTCGCTGCCCAATGGTATAAAACCAGTAACCTTTATGCTTTCCCCATATTTTCCCTGTTTCAGCCTCAACAATATCACCTTCTTTAGTCCCCAGATACCTGAGCAGAAACTGTTGATAGTTGATTTTTCCGAGAAAACAAATTCCCTGGCTATCCGGACGGCTGGCACTGGGCAGTTTTTCATCCCTGGCTTTTTTTCTGACTTCAGGTTTGGTCAGAAATCCGATCGGGAACATGATTCTTGCAATCTGTTCAGCCGTCAATCCTGACAAGAAATAAGTCTGGTCTTTCTTTTTGTCGCGTGCTGTGGCCAGAAATATTTCATCATTTAAAACCAGTGTATTGGCATAATGACCTGTAGCCAACCATTTGTAATCCTTTCCGTAGCGTTCGTCAAAGAGTCCGAATTTGATGATTCTGTTGCAAAGAATATCCGGATTTGGAGTTTTTCCGCTTTTGACTGTATCAATGGTATATCTGACAACCGTCTGCCAGTAGTCGTGGTGCAGATCGGCTATCTCGAACCGGCAATTATATTTTTTTGCCAGCTGCATGACTATCTCAAGGTCTTCGCGGAAAGAACAATCGTCTAATTGTCCGAGTTCGTCTTCCATGCTGATTCGTATATAAAAAATATCCGGAGAAAGCCCTTTTCCGGCAAGCATATGCAACATGACCGAGCTGTCCACCCCACCCGAAACCAACGCAGCAATTCTATCCATAAAATTGATTAAGGCTGAACATCGGGTCTTACCCCAATCCTGACCATATCTATCTGTTTTCCCCTGTCTTTAAAATCGAGGTGTAAACGGCTGTTATTCACGTTATAAGGAATAAATTTAGCTCCGTTTGAGAAGTCGAGGAACAAGGCTTTTTTGGCAGTATCGATGTGCCAGTGACGGTTCGAATCTTTGACAATTTTGTCTTTGCCAATATCAAAAGTTCCGTCAGACCTGAATTCCATCCACATTTTCTTATTTGTTCGCTGCCAGATACCTAAAATCAGCACTGAATCAGGGGGACGCTGAGCTTCTGAAACTGCAGGTACTCCGGTTTTGCTTTCTGATTTTATCTCTTCACTTTTTTTATTGCATGAAACGAAGAAAAAAGATGAAATTAAGGTAATTACTAATAATTTTTTCATACGTCATTATTTTTATCTAAAAATTTATCAATGAGCTTGATTAAATCGGTCCGTGAAATAGGCTTTGAAATATATCCGTTACATCCAGCCTTGAGACTTTTTTCCCTTTCCCCGGGCATAGAAAAAGCTGTTTGCGCGATGATAGGTAAATCAGGCGAAAATTCCCTGATAACCTGTGTGGCATCATATCCGTTCATGACAGGCAGGTGAATATCCATTAAACACAAATCTATCTGATTATCAGACCTTATCATGTCAATAGCCTGAATCCCGTTGTGTGCTCTCAGTAGTTTTGCATTGGTAATTTCAAGTGTGTATTTCAGATACCTGAAATTAGACTCTTCATCTTCCACAATGAGAATAGTCTTATCACTCCAGTCAATTTTTGGTCTCTGATTAAAGTTTTCATCAAAATCATCGGAAGATTTGTGAAGGACAAGGGGTAAAGCAAAATAAAAAGTACTGCCCACATGAAGTTTAGATTCCAGATAAAGTTTACCACCC
The sequence above is drawn from the Sphingobacteriales bacterium genome and encodes:
- the mnmA gene encoding tRNA 2-thiouridine(34) synthase MnmA, producing MDRIAALVSGGVDSSVMLHMLAGKGLSPDIFYIRISMEDELGQLDDCSFREDLEIVMQLAKKYNCRFEIADLHHDYWQTVVRYTIDTVKSGKTPNPDILCNRIIKFGLFDERYGKDYKWLATGHYANTLVLNDEIFLATARDKKKDQTYFLSGLTAEQIARIMFPIGFLTKPEVRKKARDEKLPSASRPDSQGICFLGKINYQQFLLRYLGTKEGDIVEAETGKIWGKHKGYWFYTIGQRHGLGLGQGPWYVSAKNTEENIIFITKGLNSQSLKENTVYLEDFHFINHNLSGFDLENIKFKIRHTPEFTAGKLSVEGSKAKIESERAIIGLAPGQYGVVYDKDEKVCLGAGVIEWR
- a CDS encoding response regulator encodes the protein MDWSDKTILIVEDEESNFRYLKYTLEITNAKLLRAHNGIQAIDMIRSDNQIDLCLMDIHLPVMNGYDATQVIREFSPDLPIIAQTAFSMPGEREKSLKAGCNGYISKPISRTDLIKLIDKFLDKNNDV